One genomic segment of Centropristis striata isolate RG_2023a ecotype Rhode Island chromosome 13, C.striata_1.0, whole genome shotgun sequence includes these proteins:
- the LOC131982929 gene encoding uncharacterized protein LOC131982929, with product MKMSGIVTWCCVALFFALTSVSAVQRLHSINDLLRINFGQSLPKHIVLLLYWFAKEVDIDNHNVIRLNFDPNSRAYGSHHYGNHEGLLDPLPRGHGYTYFTVGSLYQKKSMQLPNYVVYPRTEYKGNTSDRIIFRVRDQIIDQVYITQHIEDQAEYDRAHTYQITTYLLRQIREFTVRQNHQSLTQLRNHLGSNADVSNIIRTWGNLAGLGLLLFIVIQEGQSFYQHYTPQGYYRPEYDYRPENSNNFWGICVRVIGCILLVLVVVVGFLILLSEANRLQKGR from the coding sequence ATGAAGATGTCAGGAATAGTCACATGGTGCTGTGTCGCTCTCTTCTTTGCTCTGACTTCTGTGTCGGCAGTACAAAGGCTGCATTCAATCAATGATTTGCTGAGAATCAACTTTGGCCAATCGCTGCCCAAGCACATTGTTTTGCTGCTCTACTGGTTTGCTAAAGAAGTTGACATTGACAATCACAATGTCATAAGACTTAACTTTGACCCAAACAGTAGAGCTTATGGCTCACATCATTATGGCAACCATGAGGGGCTGTTGGACCCACTGCCTCGGGGACATGGATACACGTACTTCACTGTTGGCAGCCTCTATCAAAAAAAGTCCATGCAACTTCCAAATTATGTTGTTTATCCCAGAACAGAGTACAAGGGAAATACCAGCGACAGGATCATATTCCGTGTCAGGGATCAGATAATAGACCAAGTGTATATCACACAGCATATTGAAGATCAGGCAGAATATGATCGAGCTCACACCTACCAGATAACTACCTACCTCCTGAGACAGATCAGAGAGTTTACTGTGAGACAAAACCACCAATCACTGACCCAACTCAGAAACCACCTTGGAAGCAACGCTGATGTTTCCAACATCATAAGAACTTGGGGTAACCTTGCTGGCCTTGGACTGCTGCTGTTTATTGTGATCCAGGAGGGACAATCATTTTATCAACACTACACACCACAAGGCTACTACAGACCAGAATACGACTACAGACCGGAAAACAGCAACAATTTTTGGGGTATATGTGTACGGGTAATTGGCTGTATTCTTTTGGTTTTGGTAGTTGTGGTGGGCTTTCTTATTCTTTTAAGTGAGGCAAATAGATTACAAAAGGGAAGATGA